One Streptomyces mobaraensis NBRC 13819 = DSM 40847 DNA segment encodes these proteins:
- a CDS encoding ATP-dependent Clp protease ATP-binding subunit → MFERFTDRARRVVVLAQEEARMLNHNYIGTEHILLGLIHEGEGVAAKALESLGISLEAVRQQVEEIIGQGQQAPSGHIPFTPRAKKVLELSLREALQLGHNYIGTEHILLGLIREGEGVAAQVLVKLGADLNRVRQQVIQLLSGYQGKEAATAGGPAEGTPSTSLVLDQFGRNLTQAARESKLDPVIGREKEIERVMQVLSRRTKNNPVLIGEPGVGKTAVVEGLAQAIVKGEVPETLKDKHLYTLDLGALVAGSRYRGDFEERLKKVLKEIRTRGDIILFIDELHTLVGAGAAEGAIDAASILKPMLARGELQTIGATTLDEYRKHLEKDAALERRFQPIQVAEPSLPHTIEILKGLRDRYEAHHRVSITDEALVQAATLADRYISDRFLPDKAIDLIDEAGSRMRIRRMTAPPDLREFDEKIADVRREKESAIDSQDFEKAASLRDKEKQLLAAKAKREKEWKAGDMDVVAEVDGELIAEVLATATGIPVFKLTEEESSRLLRMEDELHKRVIGQKDAIKALSQAIRRTRAGLKDPKRPGGSFIFAGPSGVGKTELSKTLAEFLFGDEDALISLDMSEFSEKHTVSRLFGSPPGYVGYEEGGQLTEKVRRKPFSVVLFDEVEKAHPDIFNSLLQILEDGRLTDSQGRVVDFKNTVIIMTTNLGTRDISKGFNLGFAAQGDVKTGYERMKAKVNEELKQHFRPEFLNRVDDTVVFHQLSQEDIIQIVDLMIAKVDERLRDRDMGIELSGDAKQLLAKRGYDPILGARPLRRTIQREIEDILSEKILFGELRPGHIVVVGTEGEGEEKKFTFRGEEKSALPDTPPVEQAAGGAGPNLSKDA, encoded by the coding sequence GAAGGTCCTGGAGCTGTCGCTCCGCGAGGCCCTCCAGCTCGGCCACAACTACATCGGTACGGAGCACATCCTGCTCGGCCTGATCCGCGAGGGCGAGGGCGTCGCCGCCCAGGTCCTCGTGAAGCTGGGCGCCGATCTGAACCGGGTGCGGCAGCAGGTCATCCAGCTGCTCTCCGGCTACCAGGGCAAGGAGGCCGCCACCGCCGGCGGTCCGGCCGAGGGCACGCCCTCGACCTCGCTCGTCCTGGACCAGTTCGGCCGCAACCTCACGCAGGCCGCCCGCGAGTCCAAGCTCGACCCGGTCATCGGGCGCGAGAAGGAGATCGAGCGGGTCATGCAGGTGCTGTCCCGCCGTACCAAGAACAACCCCGTCCTCATCGGCGAGCCCGGCGTCGGCAAGACCGCCGTCGTCGAGGGACTGGCCCAGGCCATCGTCAAGGGCGAGGTGCCCGAGACCCTCAAGGACAAGCACCTCTACACCCTGGACCTGGGCGCCCTGGTGGCGGGCTCCCGCTACCGCGGTGACTTCGAGGAGCGCCTGAAGAAGGTCCTCAAGGAGATCCGCACTCGCGGCGACATCATCCTGTTCATCGACGAGCTCCACACGCTCGTCGGCGCGGGTGCCGCCGAGGGCGCGATCGACGCCGCCTCGATCCTCAAGCCGATGCTGGCCCGCGGCGAGCTGCAGACCATCGGTGCCACGACGCTCGACGAGTACCGCAAGCACCTGGAGAAGGACGCCGCGCTGGAGCGCCGCTTCCAGCCCATCCAGGTCGCGGAGCCGTCGCTGCCGCACACGATCGAGATCCTCAAGGGTCTCCGCGACCGGTACGAGGCGCACCACCGCGTCTCCATCACCGACGAGGCCCTGGTCCAGGCCGCCACCCTGGCCGACCGCTACATCTCCGACCGCTTCCTGCCGGACAAGGCGATCGACCTGATCGACGAGGCCGGTTCCCGGATGCGCATCCGCCGGATGACCGCGCCGCCGGACCTCCGCGAGTTCGACGAGAAGATCGCCGACGTGCGCCGGGAGAAGGAGTCCGCGATCGACTCGCAGGACTTCGAGAAGGCCGCTTCCCTCCGCGACAAGGAGAAGCAGCTGCTGGCCGCCAAGGCCAAGCGGGAGAAGGAGTGGAAGGCCGGCGACATGGACGTCGTCGCCGAGGTCGACGGCGAGCTGATCGCCGAGGTCCTGGCCACCGCCACCGGCATTCCGGTCTTCAAGCTGACCGAGGAGGAGTCCTCGCGGCTGCTGCGCATGGAGGACGAGCTCCACAAGCGCGTCATCGGCCAGAAGGACGCCATCAAGGCGCTCTCCCAGGCCATCCGGCGCACCCGTGCGGGTCTGAAGGACCCGAAGCGTCCGGGCGGATCGTTCATCTTCGCCGGCCCCTCGGGCGTCGGTAAGACCGAGCTGTCCAAGACGCTCGCCGAGTTCCTCTTCGGCGACGAGGACGCGCTGATCTCCCTCGACATGTCGGAGTTCAGCGAGAAGCACACGGTCTCGCGCCTCTTCGGTTCGCCCCCCGGTTACGTGGGCTACGAAGAGGGCGGCCAGCTGACCGAGAAGGTGCGGCGCAAGCCGTTCTCGGTGGTCCTCTTCGACGAGGTGGAGAAGGCCCACCCGGACATCTTCAACTCGCTGCTGCAGATCCTGGAGGACGGTCGCCTGACCGACTCCCAGGGCCGGGTCGTGGACTTCAAGAACACGGTCATCATCATGACGACCAACCTCGGCACCCGGGACATCTCCAAGGGCTTCAACCTGGGCTTCGCCGCCCAGGGCGACGTCAAGACCGGCTACGAGCGGATGAAGGCCAAGGTCAACGAGGAGCTCAAGCAGCACTTCCGGCCCGAGTTCCTCAACCGCGTCGACGACACGGTGGTCTTCCACCAGCTCTCGCAGGAAGACATCATCCAGATCGTCGACCTGATGATCGCCAAGGTGGACGAGCGGCTGCGCGACCGCGACATGGGCATCGAGCTGAGCGGCGACGCGAAGCAGCTGCTCGCGAAGCGCGGCTACGACCCGATCCTGGGCGCCCGCCCGCTGCGCCGGACGATCCAGCGCGAGATCGAGGACATCCTCTCCGAGAAGATCCTCTTCGGTGAGCTCCGGCCCGGCCACATCGTGGTCGTCGGCACCGAGGGTGAGGGCGAGGAGAAGAAGTTCACCTTCCGCGGCGAGGAGAAGTCGGCCCTGCCGGACACCCCGCCGGTGGAGCAGGCGGCCGGCGGCGCCGGTCCGAACCTGTCGAAGGACGCGTGA
- a CDS encoding NACHT domain-containing protein, whose translation MTPEDRVVAVLGARQGSGVLLTPDLVLTSAHVLDGDTPVEAVALGNAAPTPCDVLWRGTPDAGDAALLRTRRPLVDAEALPPLRWGVLSTREPVPGCQVLGFPDVERSALGDLDIAQVPGTLTPGAARIRGRCVLRTDHHPPAPSRPGTSPWSGLSGGPVYAGPLLVGVVAEDREGWQHSAIESVPLFRILGEPGFAAALAEHWPDAPAPVPLHHPRVDDFAFEARYAKAVKARYGQLEVFGLDDLGEHERRWDLDTAYLSLQAEAAPGRDGVRAPQEPRRVEDLLALHPRAILRGEAGAGKTTLVWWLASHAACQTLPRKLAALNGLVPFVVPMRRLAALGITSPSPAQLPGIAIQEDGMPDGWAGRMLDANRVLLLVDGLDELPREHRAPARQWLDEFLRRYPLTRCLVTVRPRAVEDGWLEWQDFQELRMLPMSDGDIQEFVRAWHNAARLGKHGEERTRLDDLERKLASEFQRNKTLSDLARTPLLCAVICALHRRRSGLLPHTRWTLYHSALAMLLGNRDARRGIGAPEGIELEAEDAQQLLQHIAIWLVRNRQTELTRKQGARQIELAMRSLRQVRSYTADALMGHLLNRSGLLQERSPDSIQFIHRTFQDFLAAKEFQDSDCLKELLDHAAEEQWQDVIRLVIGHCNRRETEAVISGLVAAGEAAGQREAQFALRTLAVECAMSAGALDDSLHDVVWERLRTMGAPRTDVEVIHLASLGPDALAVIPEPEGLDSAEAVGYVQVLRQLGDAGLSHLARYGRLGARDVRAEIVASWPYLDTPQFAEEVLAGMRFDDMGVRVFRRSQLVHLPRLGRIDRLFISGDYDTESLRTALRGCTMRQLSLSRNNSLADLDLLRDHPEIEELSIRYCPMVKDLSALAELNLAELVLVNHRLPSTALTVLPSLVGLRTLSLDHLADNDGRFPDLPPGLEHLTVFSSNALRLGSLVIPPNLKGLFLYAEPAESRALQHLRERPHLTELGLLEKTLDDLDERDCLPGIQLLTLVMDKPALAPDLRRRFPELRKVRIEDERDDAEQALDLSALLGEPDLEIEVASLKGHPTVLDPHRFGDRLTVNGRPAA comes from the coding sequence GTGACGCCGGAGGACCGCGTCGTCGCGGTCCTGGGGGCGCGGCAGGGCAGCGGCGTGCTGCTCACGCCGGACCTCGTCCTGACCAGCGCGCACGTCCTGGACGGCGACACCCCGGTGGAAGCCGTCGCCCTGGGCAACGCCGCGCCGACACCCTGCGACGTCCTCTGGCGCGGCACTCCCGACGCCGGCGACGCGGCCCTGCTCCGGACCCGCCGCCCGCTGGTGGACGCGGAAGCGCTGCCGCCGCTGCGCTGGGGCGTCCTCTCCACCCGGGAGCCGGTGCCGGGCTGCCAGGTCCTGGGCTTCCCGGACGTGGAACGGTCCGCGCTCGGCGACCTGGACATCGCCCAGGTCCCGGGGACGCTCACCCCGGGCGCGGCCCGGATACGCGGCCGGTGCGTCCTCCGCACCGACCACCACCCGCCGGCTCCGTCCCGCCCGGGCACATCGCCCTGGTCGGGCCTCTCCGGCGGCCCGGTGTACGCCGGGCCGCTGCTCGTCGGCGTGGTGGCGGAGGACCGGGAGGGCTGGCAGCACTCCGCCATCGAGTCCGTCCCCCTGTTCCGCATCCTCGGCGAACCGGGCTTCGCCGCGGCCCTGGCCGAGCACTGGCCCGACGCCCCCGCCCCCGTCCCGCTGCATCACCCGCGCGTCGACGACTTCGCGTTCGAGGCGCGCTACGCGAAGGCGGTCAAGGCCCGCTACGGGCAGCTGGAGGTGTTCGGCCTCGACGATCTGGGCGAGCACGAGAGGCGCTGGGACCTGGACACGGCGTACCTCAGCCTCCAGGCGGAGGCCGCCCCGGGCCGGGACGGCGTCCGGGCCCCGCAGGAGCCCCGCCGCGTCGAGGACCTGCTGGCGCTGCACCCGCGCGCGATCCTGCGCGGCGAGGCCGGCGCGGGCAAGACGACGCTCGTGTGGTGGCTCGCCTCGCACGCGGCGTGCCAGACCCTGCCGAGGAAGCTGGCCGCCCTGAACGGGCTCGTCCCCTTCGTCGTCCCCATGCGCCGCCTGGCCGCCCTCGGCATCACCAGCCCCTCCCCCGCCCAGCTGCCCGGCATCGCCATCCAGGAGGACGGCATGCCCGACGGCTGGGCGGGCCGCATGCTCGACGCCAACCGGGTCCTGCTCCTGGTCGACGGCCTGGACGAACTCCCCCGCGAGCACCGCGCACCCGCCCGCCAGTGGCTCGACGAGTTCCTGCGCCGCTACCCGCTGACCCGCTGCCTGGTCACCGTCCGCCCGCGCGCCGTGGAGGACGGCTGGCTGGAGTGGCAGGACTTCCAGGAGCTGCGGATGCTGCCGATGAGCGACGGCGACATCCAGGAGTTCGTGAGGGCCTGGCACAACGCGGCGCGCCTGGGCAAGCACGGCGAGGAACGCACCCGACTGGACGACCTGGAACGCAAGCTCGCCTCCGAGTTCCAGCGCAACAAGACCCTCAGCGACCTCGCCCGCACCCCTCTCCTCTGCGCCGTCATATGCGCCCTCCACCGCCGCCGCAGCGGACTCCTCCCGCACACCCGCTGGACCCTCTACCACTCGGCCCTCGCCATGCTCCTCGGCAACCGCGACGCCCGCCGGGGCATCGGCGCCCCGGAGGGCATCGAACTGGAGGCCGAGGACGCCCAGCAGCTCCTCCAGCACATCGCCATCTGGCTCGTCCGCAACCGGCAGACGGAACTCACCCGCAAACAGGGCGCCCGGCAGATCGAATTGGCCATGCGCAGCCTGCGACAGGTCAGGTCGTACACGGCAGACGCCCTGATGGGTCATTTGCTGAATCGCAGCGGCCTCTTGCAGGAACGGTCACCGGATTCCATCCAGTTCATCCACCGGACGTTCCAGGACTTCCTCGCGGCCAAGGAATTCCAGGATTCCGACTGCCTGAAGGAATTGCTCGACCACGCCGCGGAGGAACAGTGGCAGGACGTCATCCGGCTGGTCATCGGGCACTGCAACCGCCGTGAGACCGAAGCGGTGATCTCGGGGCTCGTGGCCGCCGGTGAAGCCGCCGGGCAACGGGAGGCCCAGTTCGCACTGCGCACCCTCGCCGTGGAGTGCGCGATGAGCGCGGGGGCGCTCGACGACAGCCTGCACGACGTGGTGTGGGAAAGGCTGAGGACGATGGGCGCTCCCCGCACCGATGTGGAGGTCATCCACTTGGCCTCGCTGGGTCCGGACGCCCTGGCCGTGATTCCCGAGCCGGAGGGCCTGGATTCGGCGGAGGCCGTCGGATATGTACAGGTGCTGAGGCAGCTCGGCGACGCCGGACTTTCCCACCTGGCGCGCTACGGCCGACTCGGCGCCCGGGACGTCCGCGCGGAAATCGTCGCGTCGTGGCCCTATCTGGACACGCCGCAGTTCGCGGAAGAGGTCCTCGCGGGCATGCGATTCGACGACATGGGCGTGCGCGTCTTCCGCCGTTCCCAGCTCGTCCACCTGCCGCGCCTCGGTCGCATCGACAGGCTGTTCATCTCCGGGGATTACGACACGGAAAGCCTCCGGACGGCCCTGCGGGGATGCACCATGCGACAGCTCTCGCTCAGCCGCAACAACTCACTCGCCGACCTCGACCTGCTGCGTGACCATCCGGAGATCGAAGAGCTGTCGATCCGGTACTGCCCCATGGTGAAAGATCTGTCAGCGCTGGCCGAGCTGAACCTGGCGGAACTGGTTTTGGTCAACCACCGTTTGCCCTCCACCGCGTTGACCGTGCTTCCGAGTCTCGTCGGCCTCCGCACCCTGTCGCTCGACCACCTTGCCGACAACGACGGGCGTTTCCCGGACCTGCCGCCCGGTCTTGAGCATCTGACCGTGTTCTCGTCCAACGCGCTGCGGCTCGGCAGTCTTGTGATCCCGCCGAACTTGAAGGGTCTGTTCCTCTACGCGGAACCGGCAGAGTCACGCGCACTCCAACACCTGCGTGAACGGCCGCACCTGACCGAACTGGGACTACTGGAGAAGACCCTCGACGATCTGGACGAGAGGGACTGCCTGCCCGGCATCCAGTTACTCACCCTGGTAATGGACAAACCCGCCCTGGCGCCCGATCTTCGTCGTCGCTTCCCAGAGCTGCGGAAGGTTCGCATCGAAGACGAGCGGGACGACGCCGAGCAGGCTCTCGACCTCTCGGCATTGCTCGGCGAACCGGACCTCGAAATCGAGGTCGCAAGCCTCAAGGGCCATCCGACCGTCCTCGACCCCCACCGCTTCGGCGACCGCCTGACCGTCAACGGCCGGCCCGCCGCATAA
- a CDS encoding trypco2 family protein, whose translation MTDASPFDGIELAEAVEAIRTGLTSAAATGEGKDLGFEVGDITMEFGIEMRRELKGSGKVRAWVVDAGTDATRGSSRTHKVTFTLTPKDMRTGTGWKVGNQRPGGVSHFGTVEPGQ comes from the coding sequence ATGACCGACGCATCACCTTTCGACGGCATCGAACTGGCCGAGGCCGTCGAGGCCATCCGCACCGGCCTGACCAGCGCCGCGGCGACCGGCGAGGGCAAGGACCTGGGCTTCGAGGTCGGCGACATCACCATGGAGTTCGGCATCGAGATGCGCCGCGAGCTCAAGGGCTCCGGCAAGGTCCGCGCCTGGGTCGTCGACGCGGGCACCGACGCCACCCGCGGCTCCTCCCGCACCCACAAGGTCACCTTCACCCTCACCCCGAAGGACATGCGCACCGGCACCGGCTGGAAGGTCGGCAACCAGCGGCCGGGCGGGGTGTCCCACTTCGGGACGGTGGAGCCGGGGCAGTGA
- a CDS encoding M23 family metallopeptidase, with protein sequence MSKRNVFRTRRTATTLAVGLGASLALGAGVALAAEPVVHGVSVLSADSATAFGESLKAQAETQKKVADKERAEKAAKAEQAKRAADKERADRSQVRNLADAWVKPVDEYVIGQPFGKDGNMWANKHSGQDLVVPSGTAVKAVHKGVVVKAGANGGGDGAAYGNAIVIKHDDNTYSQYAHLSSVAVQVGQSVTAGQQIGLSGSTGNSSGPHLHFEIRTTPNYGSSVEPLGFLSGHGEKL encoded by the coding sequence ATGTCGAAGCGCAACGTTTTCCGTACCCGCCGCACCGCCACCACTCTGGCCGTCGGCCTGGGCGCGTCGCTGGCACTGGGTGCGGGCGTGGCGCTGGCCGCGGAGCCCGTCGTCCACGGGGTCTCCGTGCTGTCCGCCGACTCCGCGACCGCCTTCGGCGAGTCGCTGAAGGCGCAGGCCGAGACGCAGAAGAAGGTCGCCGACAAGGAGCGCGCCGAGAAGGCCGCCAAGGCCGAGCAGGCCAAGCGCGCGGCCGACAAGGAGCGGGCCGACCGGTCCCAGGTCCGGAACCTGGCCGATGCCTGGGTGAAGCCGGTGGACGAGTACGTCATCGGTCAGCCGTTCGGCAAGGACGGCAACATGTGGGCCAACAAGCACAGCGGCCAGGACCTGGTCGTGCCCAGCGGCACCGCCGTGAAGGCCGTGCACAAGGGTGTCGTGGTGAAGGCCGGTGCGAACGGCGGCGGTGACGGTGCCGCGTACGGCAACGCCATCGTGATCAAGCATGACGACAACACGTACTCCCAGTACGCGCACCTGTCGTCCGTCGCCGTCCAGGTCGGCCAGAGCGTGACCGCCGGCCAGCAGATCGGCCTGTCCGGCTCCACCGGCAACTCGTCCGGTCCGCACCTGCACTTCGAGATCCGGACGACCCCGAACTACGGCTCCTCCGTCGAGCCGCTCGGCTTCCTGAGCGGCCACGGCGAGAAGCTCTGA
- the cseC gene encoding two-component system sensor histidine kinase CseC — MVNLTLRSGLRWKVSLAIAGVGALIAVALSLVVHNAARASMINSSRDVMDQRIQLAERYYRTSQGRTTLHAKVDDPALPEQLREAAALGQRATFVQDSGGSAPQVWASVPLANGKILSMHQPFQDRLKILDEMDRALIIGSVSVVLGGCALGILIGGQLSRRLRKASAAARKLADGDRDVRVREAIGGRVRDETDDLARAVDGMAQALQDRLEAERRVTADIAHELRTPVTGLLTAAELLPPGRPTELVRDRAQAMRTLVEDVLEVARLDGFAERAEMQEIELGEFVVRRVRTFSPEARVTVVRHAYVNTDPRRLERILGNLLANAAKHGRGPIEVTVEGRVLRVRDHGPGFPEDLLREGPSRFRTGSEDRAGKGHGLGLTIAAGQARVLGARLTFRNADPEAAGGGGAIAVLWLPESSPTSTGTFPIIRVPD; from the coding sequence ATGGTGAACCTCACCCTCCGCAGCGGACTGCGCTGGAAGGTCAGCCTCGCCATCGCCGGCGTCGGCGCGCTGATCGCCGTCGCGCTCAGCCTGGTCGTGCACAACGCCGCCCGCGCCTCCATGATCAACAGCAGCCGGGACGTGATGGACCAGCGCATCCAGCTGGCCGAGCGCTACTACCGGACCAGCCAGGGCCGGACCACGCTGCACGCCAAGGTCGACGACCCCGCGCTGCCCGAACAGCTGCGGGAGGCCGCCGCCCTCGGGCAGCGCGCCACCTTCGTCCAGGACAGCGGCGGCTCCGCCCCGCAGGTCTGGGCGTCGGTCCCGCTGGCCAACGGCAAGATCCTCTCCATGCACCAGCCGTTCCAGGACCGGCTGAAGATCCTCGACGAGATGGACCGGGCCCTGATCATCGGCTCGGTCTCGGTCGTCCTCGGCGGCTGCGCGCTCGGCATCCTCATCGGCGGCCAGCTCTCCCGCCGGCTCCGCAAGGCGTCCGCCGCCGCCCGCAAGCTCGCCGACGGCGACCGCGACGTCCGGGTGCGGGAGGCCATCGGCGGCCGGGTGCGCGACGAGACGGACGACCTCGCCCGCGCCGTCGACGGCATGGCCCAGGCCCTCCAGGACCGCCTGGAGGCGGAACGGCGGGTCACCGCCGACATCGCCCACGAACTGCGCACCCCCGTCACCGGCCTGCTGACGGCCGCCGAACTGCTGCCCCCGGGCCGCCCCACCGAACTGGTCAGGGACCGCGCCCAGGCCATGCGGACCCTCGTCGAGGACGTCCTCGAGGTGGCCCGGCTGGACGGCTTCGCCGAACGGGCCGAGATGCAGGAGATCGAACTCGGCGAGTTCGTGGTGCGCCGGGTGCGGACTTTCTCGCCGGAGGCACGGGTCACCGTCGTCCGCCACGCCTACGTCAACACCGACCCCCGGCGGCTGGAGCGCATCCTCGGCAACCTGCTCGCCAACGCCGCCAAACACGGCCGCGGCCCCATCGAGGTCACCGTGGAGGGCCGCGTGCTGCGCGTCCGCGACCACGGCCCGGGCTTCCCCGAGGACCTGCTGCGGGAGGGCCCGAGCCGCTTCCGCACCGGCAGCGAGGACCGGGCCGGCAAGGGCCACGGCCTCGGTCTGACGATCGCGGCGGGCCAGGCCCGGGTGCTCGGCGCCCGCCTCACCTTCCGCAACGCGGACCCGGAGGCGGCGGGCGGCGGCGGGGCGATCGCGGTGCTGTGGCTGCCGGAGTCGTCGCCGACGAGCACGGGGACGTTCCCGATCATCCGGGTGCCGGACTGA
- the cseB gene encoding two-component system response regulator CseB, translating to MADTHVLFVEDDDVIREATQLALERDGFVVTAVPDGLQGLERFRERRPDIALLDVMVPGLDGVSLCRRIRDESTVPVIMLSARADSIDVVLGLEAGADDYVTKPFDGAVLVARIRAVLRRFGHASGAAGASGGDEHGGIEGGGLLRFGDLEVDTEGMEVRKGGAPVALTPTEMRLLLEFSSAPGTVLSRDRLLERVWDYGWGGDTRVVDVHVQRLRGKIGQDRIETVRGFGYKLRG from the coding sequence GTGGCCGATACGCATGTGCTCTTCGTCGAGGACGACGATGTGATCCGCGAAGCGACGCAGCTCGCCCTCGAACGGGACGGCTTCGTCGTCACCGCCGTGCCCGACGGGCTCCAGGGCCTGGAGCGGTTCCGGGAGCGGCGGCCCGACATCGCCCTGCTCGACGTGATGGTCCCCGGCCTGGACGGCGTCAGCCTCTGCCGGCGCATCCGCGACGAGTCCACCGTCCCCGTCATCATGCTGTCGGCGCGCGCCGACAGCATCGACGTCGTCCTCGGCCTGGAGGCCGGCGCGGACGACTACGTGACCAAGCCCTTCGACGGCGCCGTCCTGGTCGCCCGGATACGCGCGGTGCTGCGCCGCTTCGGCCACGCCAGCGGCGCGGCGGGGGCCTCGGGAGGGGACGAGCACGGCGGCATCGAGGGCGGCGGCCTGCTGCGCTTCGGCGACCTGGAGGTCGACACGGAGGGCATGGAGGTCCGCAAGGGCGGCGCGCCCGTCGCCCTCACCCCGACCGAGATGCGGCTGCTGCTGGAGTTCTCGTCGGCCCCGGGGACCGTGCTGTCCCGTGACCGGCTGCTGGAGCGCGTCTGGGACTACGGCTGGGGTGGCGACACCCGCGTGGTGGACGTCCATGTGCAGCGGCTGCGGGGCAAGATCGGTCAGGACCGTATCGAGACGGTCCGCGGTTTCGGCTACAAACTCAGAGGCTGA
- a CDS encoding SigE family RNA polymerase sigma factor: MASSGKVLDFEEYVRNRQDALLRSARRLVPDPIDAQDLLQTALVRTYGRWDGIADKSLADAYLRRVMINTRTEWWRARKLDEVPTEQLPDASVEDGTEQHADRALLMDVLGVLAPKQRSVVVLRHWEQMSTEETAEALGMSTGTVKSTLHRALARLRQELENRDLDFHALDRHERGQERCAA, translated from the coding sequence ATGGCCAGCAGCGGCAAGGTTCTGGACTTCGAGGAGTACGTACGCAACCGTCAGGACGCTCTCCTGCGGAGTGCGCGGCGGCTCGTCCCGGACCCCATCGACGCTCAGGACCTGCTCCAGACCGCGCTGGTCCGCACCTACGGCCGCTGGGACGGGATAGCGGACAAGTCGCTCGCGGACGCCTACCTCCGCCGTGTCATGATCAACACTCGTACGGAGTGGTGGCGGGCCCGTAAGCTCGACGAGGTGCCCACCGAGCAGCTTCCCGACGCGAGCGTCGAGGACGGTACCGAGCAGCACGCCGACCGCGCGCTGCTGATGGACGTCCTCGGGGTCCTGGCGCCCAAGCAGCGCAGCGTCGTCGTCCTGCGACACTGGGAGCAGATGAGCACCGAGGAGACGGCGGAGGCGCTCGGCATGTCGACCGGCACGGTCAAGAGCACCCTGCACCGGGCGCTGGCCAGGCTGCGCCAGGAGCTGGAGAACCGGGACCTGGACTTCCACGCCCTCGATCGTCACGAGCGGGGGCAGGAACGGTGCGCGGCCTGA
- a CDS encoding A/G-specific adenine glycosylase: MTTTPAPPKPAPGPGTTASESALHLPVIAWFEAHARDLPWRRPEAGPWGVMVSEFMLQQTPVNRVLPVYEEWLARWPRPADLAAEPPGEAVRAWGRLGYPRRALRLHAAATAITERHGGVVPDDHAELLALPGVGEYTAAAVASFAYGRRHAVLDTNVRRVLARAVTGVQYPPNATTAAERRLAQELLPGEEAVAARWAAASMELGALVCTARTPVCGRCPIADRCAWRAAGSPEHDGPPRRGQTYAGTDRQVRGKLLAVLREAVAPVPQEALDAVWDEPVQRARALDGLVADGLVEPLEDGTYRLPLT; encoded by the coding sequence ATGACTACGACTCCCGCCCCGCCCAAGCCGGCCCCCGGCCCCGGAACCACCGCCTCCGAATCCGCCCTGCACCTCCCGGTGATCGCCTGGTTCGAGGCCCACGCCCGGGACCTCCCCTGGCGGCGCCCGGAGGCCGGCCCCTGGGGCGTGATGGTCAGCGAGTTCATGCTCCAGCAGACGCCCGTCAACCGCGTCCTGCCGGTGTACGAGGAGTGGCTCGCCCGCTGGCCGCGCCCCGCCGACCTGGCCGCCGAGCCGCCGGGTGAGGCCGTCCGCGCCTGGGGCCGGCTCGGCTACCCGCGCCGGGCACTGCGGCTGCACGCCGCGGCGACGGCGATCACCGAGCGGCACGGCGGCGTGGTGCCGGACGACCACGCCGAGCTGCTGGCCCTGCCGGGCGTCGGCGAGTACACGGCCGCCGCCGTGGCGTCCTTCGCGTACGGGCGGCGCCACGCCGTCCTGGACACCAACGTGCGCCGGGTCCTCGCCCGGGCGGTCACCGGCGTCCAGTACCCGCCGAACGCGACCACCGCCGCCGAGCGCCGGCTGGCCCAGGAGCTGCTGCCCGGCGAGGAGGCGGTGGCCGCCCGCTGGGCGGCGGCGTCCATGGAGCTGGGCGCGCTGGTGTGCACGGCCCGCACGCCGGTGTGCGGGCGCTGCCCGATCGCCGACCGCTGCGCCTGGCGCGCCGCCGGCTCCCCCGAGCACGACGGGCCGCCGCGCCGCGGCCAGACGTACGCGGGCACCGACCGCCAGGTGCGCGGCAAGCTGCTGGCGGTGCTGCGGGAGGCGGTGGCCCCCGTGCCGCAGGAGGCGCTGGACGCCGTCTGGGACGAGCCCGTGCAGCGGGCCCGGGCCCTGGACGGGCTGGTGGCGGACGGGCTGGTGGAACCGCTGGAGGACGGCACCTACCGGCTGCCGCTGACGTAG